One region of Vidua chalybeata isolate OUT-0048 chromosome 26, bVidCha1 merged haplotype, whole genome shotgun sequence genomic DNA includes:
- the CCDC103 gene encoding coiled-coil domain-containing protein 103, which produces MDPGMEPGMEAGMEAGMDPAGALPALQRELRAALAEDERRQREGEAKLRALRQGVPDYGQFREIVLASHLKPLEKKDRLGQRRNVLWNPCAAPAQAAPAHAVEIPQELDQLPGTAAEFHRDWRRCLKSGTEKYQFLLELGGEALGRIFQADVGFGLLGEFLTVLAESIHPGDRAAVLQILQSLAGTKRFGLNVALLSQAEKESSQDLFRKLQSRDCQAAGQPGCLASCEAGREAHPMETHLEKETEEERTVVELMKCYQVS; this is translated from the exons ATGGATCCGGGGATGGAGCCCGGGATGGAGGCCGGGATGGAGGCCGGGATGGATCCGGCCGGAGCGCTCCCGGCGCTGCAGCGGGAGCTGCGGGCGGCGCTGGCGGAGGAcgagcggcggcagcgggaggGCGAGGCCAAGCTGCGGGCGCTGCGCCAGGGCGTCCCCGACTACGGCCAGTTCAG GGAGATTGTCCTGGCTTCTCACCTGAAGCCTCTGGAGAAGAaggacaggctgggacagaggagGAATGTGCTGTGGAATCcttgtgcagccccagcccaggcagcaccTGCCCACGCTGTGGAGATCCCACAG gAGCTGGATCAGCTGCCTGGGACCGCTGCGGAATTTCACCGAGACTGGCGCAGATGCCTGAAAAGTGGGACAGAGAAATACCAGTTTTTGCTGGAGCTCGGAGGGGAGGCCTTGGGCAGGATCTTCCAGGCTGATGTGGGCTTTGGCCTCCTGGGGGAATTCCTGACAGTGCTGGCAGAGAGCATCCATCCTGGAGACAGAGCTGCCGTCCTTCAGATCCTGCAGAGCCTGGCGGGCACCAAGCGCTTCGGGCTGAACGTGGCTCTCCTGAGCCAGGCGGAGAAGGAGAGCAGCCAGGATTTgttcaggaagctgcagagcagggattgtcaggctgctggccagcctggctgcctggcCAGCTgtgaggcagggagggaagccCATCCCATGGAGACCCACTTGGAAAAGGAAACTGAGGAGGAGAGGACAGTGGTGGAGCTGATGAAGTGTTACCAGGtcagctga
- the GFAP gene encoding glial fibrillary acidic protein → MESRRLPSYGRRFGPSVPVYRVLPGSSPGRLRAPRSPQLSARTGPRLGSGRMDFSLATALNSEFRETRTNEKVEMMELNDRFASYIEKVRLLEQQNKVLLLELNQERDREPSRAADIYQEELRELRRRVEHLATAKARLEMERDNLAEDLSSLQQKLQDEVTLRLEAESNLAAYRQDVDNAALARLDLERRVGTLQDEIAFLHKVHEEELRELQEQLARQRVHVEVDASKPDLTAALRHIRSQYEAMAASNVQETEEWYKSKFADLTDAAARHAEALRVAKQEANEYRRQLQALTCDLEALRGSNESLERQLRELEERYALETAGYQDTVGRLEEDIRSLKEEMAQHLQDYQDLLNVKLALDIEIATYRKLLEGEESRITIPVQSFSNLQIRETSLDTKSVSEAHVKRSIVVKTVETRDGEVLKESKQEHKEVP, encoded by the exons ATGGAGAGCCGGCGCCTGCCCTCCTACGGCCGCCGCTTCGGCCCCTCCGTGCCCGTGTACCGGGTGCTCcccggcagctccccgggccgGCTCCGGGcgccccgcagcccccagctgaGCGCCCGCACGGGGCCCCGGCTGGGCTCGGGCAGGATGGACTTCTCGCTGGCCACGGCGCTCAACTCGGAGTTCAGGGAGACGCGCACCAACGAGAAGGTGGAGATGATGGAGCTCAACGACCGCTTCGCCAGCTACATCGAGAAGGTAcggctgctggagcagcagaacaaggtgctgctgctggagctgaaccAGGAGCGGGACCGGGAGCCCTCGCGCGCGGCCGACATCTACCAGGaggagctgcgggagctgcgGCGCCGCGTGGAGCACTTGGCCACCGCCAAGGCCCGGctggagatggagagggacaaCCTGGCCGAGGAcctcagcagcctccagcagaa GCTGCAGGACGAGGTGACCCTGAGGCTGGAGGCCGAGAGCAACCTGGCTGCCTACAGGCAG GACGTGGACAATGCTGCCTTGGCTCGCCTGGACCTGGAGAGGCGCGTGGGAACCCTGCAGGACGAGATCGCCTTCCTCCACAAGGTCCACGAGGAG gagctgcgggagctgcaggagcagctggccCGGCAGCGGGTGCACGTCGAGGTGGACGCGAGCAAGCCGGACCTGACGGCCGCCCTGCGCCACATCCGCAGCCAGTACGAGGCCATGGCCGCCAGCAACGTCCAGGAGACCGAGGAGTGGTACAAGTCCAAG TTCGCAGATCTGACGGACGCGGCCGCCCGGCACGCCGAGGCCTTGAGGGTGGCCAAGCAGGAGGCCAACGAGTACCGGCGCCAGCTGCAGGCCCTCACCTGCGACCTGGAGGCTCTGCGGGGCTCG AATGAGTCCCTGGAGAGGCAGCTGCGGGAGCTGGAGGAGCGCTACGCCCTGGAGACGGCCGGCTACCAGGACACGGTGGGGCGGCTGGAGGAGGACATCCGCAGCCTCAAGGAGGAGATGgcccagcacctgcaggacTACCAGGACCTGCTCAACGTCAAGCTGGCCCTCGACATTGAGATCGCCACGTATCGCAAGCTGCTGGAGGGCGAGGAGAGCAG GATCACCATCCCCGTGCAGAGCTTCTCCAACCTGCAGATCCGAG AAACCAGCCTGGACACCAAATCTGTGTCAGAAGCTCACGTGAAGAGAAGCATCGTGGTCAAAACTGTGGAGACCCGAGATGGAGAG GTGCTGAAGGAGTCCAAGCAGGAGCACAAGGAGGTGCCGTAG